TTTTGCAGCCGCTCAGAGGCATCCGAGGCGTCAGAGACCAGCAGGTCCGTCTGCCGGGAGACCTGATTCAGCGCCTGAAGCTGGCGCGTCATCTGGTGAATACTGTCTCCCTGGCTGAGCGTGGCGGTTGAGATCTCATTAAGCAAACTGCTTAAATTGCCCACCAGGCCGGTGACCTGCTGCAGATTCTCTTCCATCAGGGTAACGGCGCGGGAACCGTCTTCAATGCCCCGCAGCGAACGGTTGATCAGCTCCTGAATGGTCTGCGTCGAGTGGCTGCTTTTTCTGGCCAGAAGCCCGACTTCCCTGGCGACGACGGCAAAACCGCGCCCCTGATTTCCGGCATGGGCCGCCTCGATGGCCGCATTCAGCGCCAGGATGTTGGTCTGAAACGCCACGCTGTCGATCATCGCCACGATCCCGCGCATCTCAGAAGATCGGTCGACGATCGCCTGCATGGACGCATTCACGGTAGACATCATCCGGTCGCCCCCCACGGCGGCCTGACGCGCTTCATCGGCCCGCGAGCTGGCGAGCCTGGCATAGCCGGTATTCCCTTCCACATGGCTTTCCAGCGACGCGATATGCGCCGTCACATCCTCAAGCTCTTTCGCCTGGCGCGCTGACTGCTGATACAGCTTCTGGTTACCCTGCGCAAGGGAGCCAATATTCTCCACCATGGTGGCAGTGGCATGGCTGACCTGCGTCACCAGCTGCTGCAGACCGTGCTGCATCGTCGCAATACTGTCGCTAAGCTGACCTATCTCCCGGTTGAAGCGCATGACGTCCGGCGGCGTGCCGGAGAGATCCCCTGCCGCCAGCCGGTTAATATGCGCAATCAACCGACGCAGCGGCGTAATCACCCATCTGGACATGCCGAACCAGACGACAACCGCGATGGCAAGCAGCAGCACCGGCGCAAACAGGAACAACGTTTGCAGGCCGGAGAGCTGCGCCATTAAGCTCTGACGCCCCTGCATGGCCTGCTTCTCGCTTGCCTGCTGATAGCGCGCATAGTTGTCGTTAAAATCAGACTGAAACGCCTGAGCCGGTACGGCAAAAAACGCGTCGATGGTGTTGGTCTTAATCAAACCTTCAGCCTGCTCGTTGATCGCGCCGTAGAAAAGCTGATAGCTGTTCACCAGGGCATCGTCTTTCGGCGGATTCAGCGCCAGCCAGGCCTTCCACGCCTGCTGAGAAACCGCCAGCGCCTTTTGCGCATCATCCATCAGGCTGTGCCAGCTCCCGTCGGAGCCGGTCTCTTTATCCTGCATAAACCAGACGCCGGAGCGGTTAAGCAGGTCGCTTGCCGCCAGCAGGGAGACGCGGGCCAGATCCAGCTTGCTCTGCTGCTGCCAGGCCAGCAGGTTTTGCTGCTCGTTGCGCTGGGCGTCGTTCAGGGAGGCGTTAAGCAGAAATGAGGAGGAGAGCTGCAGCGCGGAGAAAAGGCCAATAATGCAAAAGATACCCGTCAGCAGGCCAAAGTGACGAGGGGTGAGACGCTGCGCAATACGGCGAAAAATTTGCGTTAGGTTCATAATTATCTTCATTAACAATGCGTTAGACGCGAGCGAGTCTACGAAATGAAAATGACAGAACCATTGCAGATAAATGACAACGGCCCTCGTGATGAGGGCCGTAATCACAGGCGGGCAATAAATTACACCCGATCCTTCCACACCGTCTGCACGTTGCAGAACTCGTGCAAACCAAAGTGGGAAAGCTCCCGGCCAAAGCCGCTTTTCTTAACGCCGCCGAAGGCCACGCGCGCGTCGCTGGCGCTAAAGCCGTTGATAAACACGCCGCCGCACTCCAGTTCGCGGGAGAATTTATCCGCAAGCGCCGCGTCAGCGGTAAAGACGGTGGCGGACAGGCCAAAGTCGCTGTCGTTGGCAAGCGCCAGGGCGTGCTCCGCGTCTTTTGCGACAGTCACGGCCGCGACCGGACCAAACAGTTCCTGGCGAAACGCCGTCATCGACGGGGTGACGTTGGCCAGCACGGTTGGCGCGTAGTAATTGCCCTCTCCGCTGATTTTCTCTCCGCCCAGCAGCAGCGTTGCCCCTTCGGCCAGGGTGGCCTGCACCTGCTGATGCAGCTCATCGCGCAGGTCATAACGCGCCATCGGGCCAATAAAGTTCTCTTCCCGATCCGGTGCGCCGACTTTCAGCGCAGAGACGGCCTCGACAAAACGCCGGGTAAAGGTCTCTGCGATACCCTCCTCGACGATAAAACGTTTCGCCGCCGCGCACACCTGCCCGGTATTCTGGTAGCGACCCGCCACCGCCGCCTTCACGGCGAGATCCAGATCGGCATCGTTAAGGACGATAAACGGGTCGGAGCCGCCCAGCTCAAGAACGCATTTTTTCAGCGCGGCTCCTGCCTGCGCGCCAATGGCCGCACCGGCACGCACGCTGCCGGTGACGGTCACCGCCGCAATACGGCGATCGTTAATCGCCTGGCTTACGCCGTCATTGGTGGCGTTCACCCAGCCGAATACGCCTTCAGGGAAACCGGCATCCGCAAAGATCTGCCCAATAAGTTCCGCAGAGCCGAGCACGTTTGGCGCATGCTTAAGCAAATAGCTGTTACCTGCCAGCAGAATGGGCACCGCGCCGCGCAGCACCTGCCAGAGCGGGAAGTTCCAGGGCATCACCGCGAGAATCGGCCCCAGAGGACGATATTCAATAACCGCGCTGTGGTTTTCCACCAGCGTGGGTTCCGCACGCAGCATCGCCGGGCCGTGCCCGGCATACCAGTCGCACAGACCGGCGGATTTTGCCACTTCCGCCCGCGCCTGCAGGATGGGTTTCCCCATTTCACGGGAGATCGTCTGCGCCATCTCTTCCGCGCGGTTTCGCAGCGCGGCGCCGAGATCCCGGAGCTTCTGCGCCCGGTGGGACACGCTTTCGCGTCGCCACTGGCGATACCCCGCGTCAGACTGAGCAATCGCGCGGTCAACCTCTTCCGGCGTCGCCCAGGGATAAGCAGCAAGAGTTTCCCCCGTTGCCGGGTTAACGGACAGGGCATGTGTAGCAGATGAATATTTCATGATGTTCTCCACGCATTTCGGTTGATTCATTGTGGCTCACTCTGCTATTTCTTAAAAATGAATAATACTAACCACCTTATTCACGAAACGAGAATGCCATGGACTTAACCCAGCTTGAAATGTTTAACGCCGTCGCGCTGACGGGCAGCATCACCCAGGCGGCGCAGAAGGTGCATCGCGTGCCGTCTAACCTGACGACCCGCATCCGCCAGCTGGAAGCCGATCTTGGCGTTGAGCTGTTTATTCGTGAGAACCAGCGTTTGCGCCTATCTCCCGCCGGACATAACTTCCTGCGCTACAGCAGGCAGATCCTCGCCCTGGTGGATGAGGCGCGCATGGTCGTCGCGGGTGATGAGCCGCAGGGGCTATTTGCCCTCGGCGCGCTGGAAAGCACCGCCGCGGTGCGCATTCCCGAAACGCTGGCGCAGTTTAACCAGCGCTATCCGCGCATCCAGTTTGCCCTTTCTACCGGGCCA
This region of Enterobacter asburiae genomic DNA includes:
- a CDS encoding methyl-accepting chemotaxis protein translates to MNLTQIFRRIAQRLTPRHFGLLTGIFCIIGLFSALQLSSSFLLNASLNDAQRNEQQNLLAWQQQSKLDLARVSLLAASDLLNRSGVWFMQDKETGSDGSWHSLMDDAQKALAVSQQAWKAWLALNPPKDDALVNSYQLFYGAINEQAEGLIKTNTIDAFFAVPAQAFQSDFNDNYARYQQASEKQAMQGRQSLMAQLSGLQTLFLFAPVLLLAIAVVVWFGMSRWVITPLRRLIAHINRLAAGDLSGTPPDVMRFNREIGQLSDSIATMQHGLQQLVTQVSHATATMVENIGSLAQGNQKLYQQSARQAKELEDVTAHIASLESHVEGNTGYARLASSRADEARQAAVGGDRMMSTVNASMQAIVDRSSEMRGIVAMIDSVAFQTNILALNAAIEAAHAGNQGRGFAVVAREVGLLARKSSHSTQTIQELINRSLRGIEDGSRAVTLMEENLQQVTGLVGNLSSLLNEISTATLSQGDSIHQMTRQLQALNQVSRQTDLLVSDASDASERLQKQSDLLLQAVSRFRLSA
- the sad gene encoding succinate-semialdehyde dehydrogenase, coding for MKYSSATHALSVNPATGETLAAYPWATPEEVDRAIAQSDAGYRQWRRESVSHRAQKLRDLGAALRNRAEEMAQTISREMGKPILQARAEVAKSAGLCDWYAGHGPAMLRAEPTLVENHSAVIEYRPLGPILAVMPWNFPLWQVLRGAVPILLAGNSYLLKHAPNVLGSAELIGQIFADAGFPEGVFGWVNATNDGVSQAINDRRIAAVTVTGSVRAGAAIGAQAGAALKKCVLELGGSDPFIVLNDADLDLAVKAAVAGRYQNTGQVCAAAKRFIVEEGIAETFTRRFVEAVSALKVGAPDREENFIGPMARYDLRDELHQQVQATLAEGATLLLGGEKISGEGNYYAPTVLANVTPSMTAFRQELFGPVAAVTVAKDAEHALALANDSDFGLSATVFTADAALADKFSRELECGGVFINGFSASDARVAFGGVKKSGFGRELSHFGLHEFCNVQTVWKDRV